The following coding sequences are from one Sciurus carolinensis chromosome 11, mSciCar1.2, whole genome shotgun sequence window:
- the LOC124960056 gene encoding olfactory receptor 4C16-like, protein MQLNNVTEFILLGLTQDPFGKKIVFVIFLLFYLGMLVGNLLIITTIKTSRALGSPMYFFLFHLSISDTCFSTSIAPRTLVDSLSKKTTISFRECIIQVFTLHLFGCLEIFILILMAVDRYVAICKPLHYMTIMSRQVCSVLVAVAWVGSCVHSLVQIFLALRLPFCGPNEIDHYFCDLEPLLKLACTDTYVTNLLLVSNSGAICTVSFVMLMFSYIIILHSLRNHSAEGRRKALSTCISHIIVVILFFGPCIFIYTRPATTFPMDKMITVFYTIGTPLLNPLIYTLRNAEVKNAMRKLWSKKLISDDNR, encoded by the coding sequence ATGCAACTGAACAATGTGACTGAGTTCATACTACTTGGGTTGACCCAGGATCCATTTGGGAAGAAAATAGTATTTgtcatatttttgcttttctatttgggGATGTTGGTGGGTAACTTGCTGATTATCACCACCATCAAGACCAGTCGGGCACTCGGCAGTCcaatgtacttcttccttttccatttatctATATCTGATACCTGCTTCTCTACTTCCATAGCTCCTAGAACACTTGTGGATTCCCTTTCAAAGAAGACCACTATTTCTTTCAGGGAGTGCATAATCCAAGTCTTTACATTGCACTTGTTTGGCTGCCTTGAGATCTTCATTCTCATCCTCATGGCTGttgatcgctatgtggccatctgtaagcccCTGCACTACATGACCATCATGAGCCGCCAGGTCTGTAGTGTGTTGGTGGCTGTGGCGTGGGTGGGGTCCTGTGTACATTCTTTAGTTCAGATTTTTCTTGCCTTGCGTTTGCCTTTCTGTGGTCCCAATGAAATTGATCACTACTTCTGTGACTTGGAACCCTTGTTGAAGCTTGCCTGTACAGACACATATGTGACCAACCTACTCCTGGTGTCCAACAGCGGGGCCATTTGTACAGTGAGTTTTGTCATGCTGATGTTCTCCTACATCATCATCTTGCATTCTCTGAGAAACCACAGCGCCgaagggaggagaaaggcccTCTCCACCTGCATCTCTCACATCATTGTGGTCATCTTGTTCTTTGGCCCttgcatatttatatacacacgACCTGCAACCACCTTCCCCATGGATAAGATGATAACTGTGTTTTATACCATTGGAACACCTTTGCTGAACCCTCTGATTTACACACTGAGGAATGCAGAAGTGAAAAATGCCATGAGGAAGTTGTGGAGCAAGAAATTGATCTCTGATGACAATAGATGA